A window of Natranaerovirga pectinivora contains these coding sequences:
- a CDS encoding S8 family peptidase: MNVARESINCRWALENNITGRGIGVAVLDTGIYPHKDLTGRRNRILAFKDFVNNHNEPYDDNGHGTHVTGIIGGDGYSSSGKYMGIAPDCHFIGVKVLDDKGAGNISDVLAGLQWVIDNKEKYNIKVVNISVGTEDKDGEGETSALVRGVDAVWDNNLVVIVAAGNNGPRTMSITTPGISRKIITVGSSDDKETVNIFGENITNYSGRGPTSNCIKKPDVIAPGSNIVSCNTDKKYKSGVIQDVGYTTKSGTSMATPIISGAVALLLSRHRNISNRDIKLKLKESTVDLGFIQSHQGWGMIDIKKLLS, from the coding sequence ATGAATGTGGCTAGAGAGAGTATTAACTGTAGATGGGCACTTGAGAATAATATTACAGGCAGGGGAATCGGTGTTGCTGTTTTGGATACTGGGATTTACCCACATAAGGATTTAACAGGAAGAAGAAATAGAATCCTTGCTTTTAAAGATTTTGTTAATAACCATAACGAACCCTATGATGACAATGGTCATGGGACACATGTTACTGGTATTATTGGTGGCGATGGATATAGTTCCTCTGGAAAATACATGGGAATTGCACCAGATTGCCACTTTATTGGCGTTAAAGTATTAGATGATAAAGGCGCAGGTAATATTTCTGATGTGTTAGCAGGCTTGCAGTGGGTTATTGATAATAAAGAAAAATACAATATAAAAGTAGTAAATATATCTGTTGGAACAGAAGATAAAGATGGAGAAGGAGAGACCTCGGCTTTAGTTAGAGGTGTTGATGCAGTTTGGGATAATAATTTAGTGGTAATCGTTGCAGCAGGTAACAATGGTCCTAGAACTATGTCCATAACGACACCAGGGATTAGTAGAAAAATTATTACAGTTGGATCTTCAGATGATAAAGAGACTGTAAATATTTTTGGTGAGAATATAACAAATTATTCTGGTAGAGGACCAACGAGTAATTGCATAAAAAAACCTGATGTAATAGCACCAGGCTCTAACATTGTTTCTTGTAATACAGACAAAAAATATAAGAGTGGCGTTATTCAAGATGTTGGTTACACAACAAAAAGTGGTACCTCTATGGCAACTCCAATTATTTCAGGAGCTGTTGCGTTACTTTTATCAAGACATAGAAATATTAGTAATCGAGATATAAAACTGAAGTTAAAAGAATCTACTGTAGATTTGGGATTCATTCAATCTCACCAAGGATGGGGAATGATAGATATAAAAAAATTATTATCATAA